A single window of Archangium gephyra DNA harbors:
- a CDS encoding 3-oxoacyl-ACP synthase III family protein: MNPSSSIRIHGIHYTLPERRVGLEQLAAEGRLISSPETMRDFGFGDCRVSTVPATQLASATLKALLERHGVEPLDVGLLINASVLPTSALVPHGEALAEYPTGDNAHLGLFRFSSTRLQDELGLSNARTVGLSELGCVSLSHAVWLAHAIMEMEDLQYALCVNADVFPEGIKREVVYNVCSDSACAVLLSRNPEGIRLKTYHTLTRGYYWDPDGHQNELLAAYFPTGKRVLEKTFKASGLTREDIKLLIPHNVSLRSWEILSKFTGIPLEKIYTENIRPKGHSVAADNWINLKDVIDQGLVKPGDHVMMFSFGLGAHWGCSILQI, translated from the coding sequence ATGAATCCGTCCTCCTCCATTCGCATCCACGGCATCCACTACACGCTGCCCGAGCGGCGGGTCGGCCTGGAGCAGCTCGCCGCGGAAGGCCGGCTGATCAGCTCGCCCGAGACGATGCGCGACTTCGGCTTCGGTGACTGCCGGGTGTCCACCGTGCCGGCCACGCAGCTGGCCTCGGCCACCCTCAAGGCGCTGCTGGAGCGCCATGGGGTGGAGCCGCTGGACGTGGGGCTCCTCATCAACGCGAGCGTGTTGCCCACCAGTGCGCTGGTGCCGCACGGCGAGGCCCTCGCCGAGTACCCCACCGGGGACAACGCGCACCTGGGGCTGTTCCGCTTCTCCAGCACGCGCCTCCAGGACGAGCTGGGCCTGTCCAACGCGCGCACCGTGGGCCTGAGCGAGCTGGGCTGCGTGTCCCTGTCCCATGCGGTGTGGCTGGCCCACGCCATCATGGAGATGGAGGACCTCCAGTACGCCCTCTGCGTCAACGCGGACGTCTTCCCCGAGGGCATCAAGCGCGAGGTCGTCTACAACGTCTGCAGTGACTCGGCATGCGCGGTGCTGCTGTCGCGCAACCCCGAGGGCATCCGCCTCAAGACGTACCACACGCTCACCCGTGGCTATTACTGGGACCCGGACGGCCACCAGAACGAGCTGCTCGCCGCCTACTTCCCCACCGGCAAGCGCGTGCTGGAGAAGACCTTCAAGGCCAGCGGCCTGACGCGCGAGGACATCAAGCTCCTCATCCCCCACAACGTCAGCCTGCGCAGCTGGGAGATCCTCAGCAAGTTCACCGGGATTCCCCTGGAGAAGATCTACACGGAGAACATCCGCCCCAAGGGCCACTCGGTCGCGGCGGACAATTGGATCAACCTCAAGGACGTCATCGACCAGGGCCTCGTGAAGCCGGGCGACCACGTGATGATGTTCTCCTTCGGGCTCGGTGCCCACTGGGGTTGCAGCATCCTCCAGATCTGA
- a CDS encoding HIT family protein: MAENNIFARIVRGEIPCHKVWEDDRHLAFLDIRPVKPGHTLVIPKADGDYLFDLEPQRYTELMQAVRTVAKLLKERTGCKRVVEVVLGYEVPHAHVHLIPTDSMADLPPIVGTPAEQSELTAMAARLRQGAAK, encoded by the coding sequence ATGGCTGAAAACAACATCTTCGCGCGCATCGTCCGAGGCGAAATCCCCTGTCACAAGGTCTGGGAAGACGACCGGCACCTGGCCTTCCTGGACATCCGGCCAGTGAAGCCCGGGCACACGCTGGTGATTCCCAAGGCGGACGGGGACTACCTCTTCGACCTGGAGCCGCAGCGGTACACGGAGCTGATGCAGGCGGTGCGCACGGTGGCGAAGCTGCTCAAGGAGCGCACCGGGTGCAAGCGCGTGGTGGAGGTGGTGCTGGGCTACGAGGTGCCGCACGCGCACGTGCACCTGATTCCCACCGACTCCATGGCGGATCTGCCGCCCATCGTGGGGACGCCGGCGGAGCAGTCGGAGCTCACCGCCATGGCGGCCCGCCTGCGCCAGGGCGCGGCGAAGTGA
- a CDS encoding 4'-phosphopantetheinyl transferase family protein, translating into MQRTAIAHPEGFTFLSWSGVGVGVLEERLDGPLLKYFLSPRERVLLEETVLPQRHPEWLRGRHVCKQVVRELLGPECVARRVEVLPDPQGVPRLHGPEGMGPLDVSLSHARVLSVAAVTAHGRVGVDVEPVAPVEERLWHFFLSPGERARCEREPALALRLWVLKEALYKALRPPRPVPLRALVPEIEEGVLRLPPPFEREFAFTFHVMRHHLLAVVRS; encoded by the coding sequence ATGCAGCGCACGGCGATCGCTCATCCGGAGGGGTTCACGTTCCTGTCGTGGAGTGGGGTGGGGGTTGGCGTGTTGGAGGAGCGGCTGGATGGGCCTCTCCTGAAGTACTTCCTGTCTCCCAGGGAGCGGGTCCTCCTGGAGGAGACGGTGCTGCCCCAGCGCCATCCCGAGTGGCTGCGGGGGCGTCACGTGTGCAAACAGGTGGTGCGAGAGCTGCTCGGCCCGGAGTGTGTGGCGCGCCGGGTGGAGGTCCTGCCGGACCCCCAGGGTGTTCCCCGACTCCATGGACCGGAGGGCATGGGACCGCTGGACGTGTCGCTCAGCCATGCGCGAGTGCTCTCGGTGGCGGCCGTCACCGCGCATGGCCGCGTCGGGGTGGACGTGGAGCCCGTGGCTCCCGTGGAGGAGCGCCTGTGGCACTTCTTCCTCTCGCCCGGGGAGAGGGCCCGCTGTGAGCGGGAGCCGGCGCTGGCCCTGCGGCTGTGGGTCTTGAAGGAGGCGCTCTACAAGGCCCTCCGTCCGCCTCGGCCCGTGCCGCTGCGCGCGTTGGTCCCTGAAATCGAGGAGGGCGTGCTCCGGTTGCCTCCGCCCTTCGAGCGGGAGTTCGCCTTCACCTTCCACGTCATGCGCCATCACCTGCTCGCCGTCGTCCGCTCATGA
- a CDS encoding acyl carrier protein — protein MKAEDIQRWLVERVAASLELTPADIDVRAPFQHYGLDSMEQLRIIGELETWLRRELEETLLRRYPTIEAVAAFLAKAA, from the coding sequence GTGAAGGCCGAGGACATCCAGCGCTGGCTGGTGGAGCGGGTGGCCGCCTCGCTGGAGCTGACGCCCGCGGACATCGACGTGCGGGCGCCCTTCCAGCACTACGGCCTGGACTCGATGGAGCAGCTGCGCATCATCGGCGAGCTGGAGACGTGGCTGCGGCGGGAGCTGGAGGAGACCCTGCTGCGGCGCTACCCCACCATCGAGGCGGTGGCGGCCTTCCTCGCGAAGGCCGCCTGA